A region of Moorena producens PAL-8-15-08-1 DNA encodes the following proteins:
- a CDS encoding glycosyltransferase family 2 protein: MSVVKTVDSLPLVSVIIPAYNTEQFIEITLQSVLSQTYKNLEVIVVDDGSQDRTAEIVQSIAEDDQRVILLQQPNLGVAAARNLGIKNAKGDYIAPLDADDIWYPQNLEKQVKRFLATDPAVGLVYAWSVDIDAENSLTGDFRASTIEGKVYKTLVCHNFLGNASASVIRACCFETVGGYNCQLKAQQAQGCEDWELYLRIAEHYEFAVVPEFMIGYRKIVSSMSRDYSQMAKSHSLMLRDVQQRHPEIPAALYRLSKSSFYMYLARQSSQCSSDRSTLFWLSQALKADFITPIFRYGLYILFIKSVFRMITKLKSDNYVNKPGLSVSYADLNKRRGSLYFKLLLGNLLHRSLLMI, from the coding sequence ATGTCGGTTGTTAAAACAGTTGATAGCTTACCACTAGTTTCAGTGATTATCCCTGCCTATAATACAGAGCAGTTTATTGAAATCACATTACAGTCTGTTCTTTCTCAGACCTATAAAAATCTGGAAGTGATAGTGGTAGATGACGGTTCTCAAGACCGCACAGCTGAGATTGTTCAATCTATTGCTGAGGACGATCAGCGTGTTATTTTACTACAACAACCAAATTTAGGGGTGGCTGCTGCTCGTAATTTAGGGATTAAAAACGCGAAGGGAGATTATATTGCTCCCCTGGATGCTGATGATATTTGGTATCCGCAAAATTTAGAAAAGCAAGTTAAACGCTTCTTGGCAACAGATCCAGCGGTAGGGTTGGTTTATGCTTGGTCGGTGGATATTGATGCCGAAAATTCACTGACTGGAGATTTCCGTGCTTCAACTATAGAAGGAAAGGTTTATAAAACTCTGGTATGTCATAACTTTTTAGGCAATGCTAGTGCATCTGTGATTCGCGCCTGTTGTTTTGAAACCGTCGGTGGCTACAACTGTCAATTGAAAGCACAACAGGCTCAGGGGTGTGAGGATTGGGAGCTCTATCTGCGAATTGCAGAACATTATGAATTTGCTGTTGTCCCGGAATTTATGATTGGCTATCGCAAGATTGTTAGTAGTATGTCTCGCGACTACAGCCAAATGGCTAAGTCTCATAGTTTGATGCTACGTGACGTTCAACAAAGGCATCCAGAGATTCCAGCAGCACTTTATCGATTGTCTAAGAGTAGTTTTTATATGTATTTGGCACGACAAAGTAGTCAGTGTAGTAGCGATCGCAGTACATTATTTTGGCTATCTCAAGCTTTGAAAGCGGATTTTATTACGCCTATTTTTCGCTATGGGTTGTATATCTTGTTCATTAAAAGCGTATTTAGAATGATCACTAAGCTTAAATCTGATAATTATGTTAATAAACCGGGTTTATCAGTCAGTTATGCGGATTTAAATAAACGCCGAGGTAGTCTATATTTCAAGCTCTTGCTTGGAAATTTATTACACCGTTCACTGCTGATGATATAA
- a CDS encoding NAD(P)/FAD-dependent oxidoreductase, which translates to MEHYPVVITGAGPAGLTAAYDLVKQGIKPIVLEKSNKVGGIARTEVYKGYRFDIGGHRFYTKVEAAHQRWQEVLGEDFIKVPRMSRIYYQGKFYDYPLSIFNTLSNLGIINSLIILLSYFKAKIKAKLRPWHEPETFEEWVSDRFGRRLYRIFFKTYTEKVWGIPCDKIQAEWAAQRIQKLSLKRAIINALFGSQNSKSLIKEFDYPILGPGMMWEKFQQAVDNQGGQVRLNTVVTSIQRDGNHIKSITALQDEKTISISGDNFISSMPVTALVKKLDPPPPPAVIEAAKSLSYRAFIIVALIIDAKDLFPDQWIYIHSPEVKVGRIQNFKNWSPKMVSDPSKTCLGLEYFCNEGDEIWNLSETKLLDLATRELASLGLADAKAVEDGTVLRQPKAYPVYDRDYRQHLQVIQDFLADFDNLQTIGRNGMHRYNNQDHSMLTGMLAVKNLLGENHDLWQVNTERSYYEEFTTEELKQKQDSVEDSVFQPV; encoded by the coding sequence ATGGAACATTATCCCGTAGTGATTACAGGGGCAGGACCGGCTGGTCTTACTGCTGCCTATGACCTGGTTAAACAAGGCATTAAACCTATCGTTTTAGAAAAATCCAATAAAGTCGGTGGTATTGCTCGCACCGAAGTCTACAAAGGCTATCGCTTCGATATTGGTGGTCATCGCTTCTATACCAAAGTAGAAGCAGCGCATCAACGTTGGCAAGAGGTTTTAGGGGAAGATTTTATCAAAGTTCCCCGCATGTCACGCATTTATTACCAGGGTAAATTCTACGACTATCCCCTCTCAATCTTTAACACCCTATCGAATCTAGGCATCATTAACAGTCTGATTATTTTGCTCAGCTACTTCAAGGCAAAAATCAAGGCAAAATTGCGACCTTGGCATGAACCTGAAACCTTTGAAGAGTGGGTAAGCGATCGCTTTGGTCGTCGTTTATACAGAATCTTTTTTAAAACGTATACGGAGAAAGTTTGGGGCATACCCTGCGATAAAATTCAAGCAGAATGGGCAGCACAGCGTATTCAAAAATTATCTCTAAAACGAGCAATTATCAATGCTTTGTTCGGAAGTCAAAATAGCAAAAGCTTGATTAAGGAATTTGATTACCCCATACTTGGACCAGGGATGATGTGGGAAAAATTTCAGCAAGCAGTAGATAATCAAGGTGGTCAGGTAAGACTGAATACTGTAGTCACTAGTATTCAACGAGATGGTAATCATATCAAAAGCATTACTGCTTTGCAGGATGAAAAAACTATCAGTATCTCTGGAGACAATTTTATCTCTAGTATGCCAGTGACAGCACTGGTTAAAAAACTCGATCCACCTCCCCCACCAGCGGTAATCGAAGCAGCAAAATCCCTATCTTATCGAGCTTTTATTATTGTCGCACTGATTATTGATGCTAAAGATTTATTTCCTGATCAGTGGATTTATATCCATAGTCCAGAGGTGAAAGTGGGTCGCATCCAAAACTTTAAGAATTGGAGTCCAAAAATGGTATCGGATCCTAGCAAGACCTGTCTGGGTTTAGAATACTTCTGTAATGAGGGAGATGAAATATGGAATCTATCTGAGACCAAATTGCTGGATTTAGCTACCCGTGAATTGGCGAGTTTAGGTCTGGCTGATGCCAAGGCTGTAGAAGATGGTACTGTGTTGCGCCAACCTAAAGCTTACCCAGTTTACGACCGTGATTATCGTCAGCATTTACAAGTGATTCAAGATTTTTTAGCAGACTTTGATAACCTACAAACCATTGGACGTAATGGGATGCATCGCTACAACAATCAAGACCATTCGATGTTAACAGGAATGCTAGCAGTTAAGAATTTACTGGGGGAAAACCATGATCTGTGGCAGGTAAATACTGAACGGTCTTACTATGAAGAATTTACCACAGAAGAGTTAAAGCAAAAACAGGATTCAGTAGAAGACTCAGTTTTTCAGCCTGTATAG
- a CDS encoding LIC_10190 family membrane protein, translating to MGETTPVAHGGDPQDRTGSPRPRCIALASCLFRQFVCLQPRYKCYIGMFYFITTWNFLLIPCYLIGTAVLNVLQADSFKRVSDRIIAAVWLGIVVLSIALLATSLVFPLNSWVGWCTAASLSLLSLTSQPTRDEITNLFFMVFPNLALGLLTLEFGVAAFTSRQVTWLDTGLYHYGAIRWLSEYGAVPGIALLLQQLGFTSSWFALAAPFNPPIFDAQVSAITNGFAFLLAIVHFLIALAQLFTNQAQLSDWFIVICSLILLPLLALSSLMSDILVSPSPDIPVILLTVIIAWAMLIIAHHRSSSVTQDENYSFKNKFNNKFYDQFIPLILAAGAVTIKLTCLPILLISVIFYSVFSRFCIKRLVIGAVITSLLLSPMFAVNIVTSGCPLFPSSFLCLDLPWSWTAEEAKAVAENTQVWGIWFDSAPPNIPPWLWLFGIWLINSTLNQIATVIILISIFLTISILRTSINHRLWSLMWVLGLAISGTVFLMLYAPVIRFGIGYIILIPGLYITMFCNQKFGNLILLLTKKIQASKLWIVTPVFRIISYLALAVITLAIILNQKIYYRLILPPQMMRSDLVKKQVNGINYFSPPDISPEEHELCWSAKLPCAFELEDNIQLRDPNLGIKGGFIKVKREQGVGSRE from the coding sequence GTGGGGGAAACCACGCCAGTTGCTCATGGGGGAGACCCCCAAGACCGCACTGGCTCCCCAAGACCGCGCTGCATCGCTCTTGCCTCTTGCCTTTTTCGGCAATTCGTGTGTTTACAACCCAGATACAAATGCTATATAGGCATGTTCTACTTCATCACGACTTGGAATTTTCTACTTATTCCTTGCTACTTGATCGGAACTGCTGTACTGAATGTACTCCAAGCGGATTCCTTTAAACGAGTTAGCGATCGCATTATTGCAGCAGTGTGGTTGGGCATCGTTGTGCTGTCCATTGCACTGCTAGCAACCTCCTTAGTATTTCCCCTCAATTCCTGGGTAGGCTGGTGTACCGCTGCTAGTCTGAGTTTATTGTCTCTGACATCACAACCTACCCGGGATGAAATTACTAATCTATTTTTCATGGTGTTTCCCAACTTAGCTTTGGGATTGTTGACCTTAGAATTTGGTGTCGCAGCATTCACCAGCCGACAAGTCACTTGGCTTGACACAGGTCTCTATCACTATGGAGCGATCCGATGGTTGTCTGAGTATGGAGCAGTGCCAGGTATCGCCCTGCTTCTTCAGCAGCTTGGTTTTACCTCATCGTGGTTTGCTCTCGCTGCTCCGTTTAACCCTCCAATTTTCGATGCTCAAGTTAGTGCCATCACCAATGGCTTTGCCTTTCTTCTCGCAATAGTACACTTTCTGATTGCTCTCGCTCAACTATTTACCAATCAAGCACAGCTCAGTGACTGGTTTATCGTCATCTGCTCATTAATTCTACTCCCTCTCCTAGCTCTATCCAGTTTAATGTCAGATATTCTGGTATCTCCATCACCAGATATCCCAGTAATTTTGCTGACCGTAATCATCGCTTGGGCAATGTTAATCATTGCTCACCATCGCTCATCATCCGTAACTCAGGATGAAAATTATAGTTTTAAAAATAAATTTAATAATAAATTTTACGATCAATTTATCCCACTAATTTTAGCAGCTGGAGCTGTAACTATAAAGCTTACTTGTCTACCTATATTATTAATATCAGTTATTTTTTATAGTGTTTTCAGTAGGTTTTGTATAAAACGACTAGTGATAGGTGCTGTCATCACTAGTTTACTCTTATCACCCATGTTCGCTGTCAATATCGTCACCTCTGGTTGCCCACTTTTTCCATCATCATTCTTATGTCTGGATTTACCTTGGTCTTGGACAGCAGAAGAAGCTAAAGCAGTTGCTGAGAACACTCAAGTTTGGGGAATTTGGTTTGACTCAGCTCCACCAAATATTCCTCCCTGGCTTTGGTTATTTGGGATTTGGTTGATTAATAGTACTCTAAATCAAATCGCTACTGTAATAATTTTAATTTCAATTTTCTTAACTATCTCTATTCTCAGAACATCAATCAATCATCGCCTCTGGAGTTTGATGTGGGTATTAGGATTAGCTATTTCGGGAACGGTATTTCTGATGCTCTATGCTCCCGTAATCAGATTTGGAATAGGATATATAATTCTTATCCCTGGTTTATATATTACTATGTTTTGTAATCAAAAATTTGGAAATTTAATTTTACTGCTTACAAAAAAAATACAGGCATCAAAGTTATGGATAGTTACTCCAGTTTTTAGGATAATTAGTTATTTAGCATTAGCGGTTATCACCTTAGCTATTATTCTAAATCAAAAAATTTACTATCGACTGATTCTTCCTCCCCAAATGATGAGGTCAGATTTAGTAAAAAAACAAGTCAATGGTATTAATTATTTTTCTCCACCAGATATCTCTCCAGAAGAGCATGAGCTATGCTGGTCTGCTAAACTACCTTGTGCATTTGAACTAGAAGATAATATCCAACTTCGCGATCCAAACCTTGGTATTAAAGGTGGTTTTATAAAAGTAAAAAGGGAACAGGGAGTAGGGAGTAGGGAGTAG
- a CDS encoding glycosyltransferase, which translates to MLYPIKVVDIELSRPLTTLDGLDGYMAVQGLLRFHGAPIGYVKAPITNGHCTAQTLSKRILEDHSETIINRLLYNGLSLPLGRESLCLEDLFDVPPPEYKGKLPLVTVAVCTRDRTGNLALCLDAIKQLDYPYLDIVVVDNAPTNDSTKKLLETYGNIRYICEPRPGLDWARNRAVLEAKGDIIAYTDDDVVVDSGWVKALALVFIKHPDVMAVTGLVVPYELETETQVLFEMYGGFGRGMRRKWYQVNRGNKIHWRLLGTGEFGTGANMAYRRSVFDDIGFFDPALDVGTVTNGGGDLEMFFRVLKEGHTLVYEPSAIVRHRHRRNYAQLRTQITNNSIGLFSYAIRSVFAYPDECLSFFLLLLWWIVYWNLRRLCLDFKNPTRFPRDLILAEFKGCFTGLTRYHKARHTAAEITQSFGNQERETEVDIDSDPYPIFSDPIFPALTKEEIPKIKTNPGMAVRTVDLREPLQALTDVKEYSSVRVFVKWHDHLLGSVDIANPDRGISKNRLIEVIVNQFGHKLLQVDVNFSSDYYHNQALSILSNHYKSKDKETDLLTSLPNTIPVSIIIATYDRPQDLRKCLSSLVAQESTRQLEIIVVDNHPASGWTPPVVAEFPDVILVSESRQGSAYARNAGFVASTGDIVVTIDDDVTVLPDWLEKLIAPFARPDVMVVTGNVLPLQLETKAEQCFENYGGLGRGFERLEVNGDWFESFFYQPVPTWTLGATANVAFRSSIFRHPKIGLMNEVLGAGMPSGVGEDTYLFYKVLKAGYTLVYEPNAYVWHKHRTEMAELRRQLYNYSKGHVAYNLTTLLEDGDWRGLVQILLGLPLAHLWRIFERLKGSSNYPISLIWLEITGNLAGVWSLWQSHLRVKREGRIAMGTGSRE; encoded by the coding sequence ATGCTTTATCCAATCAAAGTAGTAGACATTGAGTTGAGCCGCCCCCTGACTACTCTTGATGGTTTGGATGGTTATATGGCAGTGCAAGGACTGCTTCGCTTCCATGGTGCGCCAATTGGATATGTTAAAGCACCGATTACTAATGGTCACTGCACAGCACAAACCTTAAGTAAACGTATTCTGGAAGACCATAGCGAGACGATTATCAATCGTCTTTTGTACAATGGATTATCCTTACCTCTCGGACGGGAAAGCTTGTGTCTTGAGGATTTGTTTGATGTGCCACCACCGGAGTATAAGGGCAAGTTGCCGTTAGTAACAGTTGCGGTTTGTACTCGCGATCGCACTGGTAATCTTGCTTTATGTTTAGATGCTATCAAGCAACTGGATTATCCTTACTTAGATATTGTAGTTGTTGATAATGCTCCCACCAATGATAGCACCAAAAAACTGCTAGAAACTTATGGTAATATTCGTTATATCTGTGAACCTCGTCCAGGTTTAGATTGGGCGAGGAACAGAGCTGTTCTTGAAGCTAAAGGAGACATTATTGCCTATACTGATGATGATGTAGTAGTTGATTCAGGATGGGTGAAAGCCTTAGCCCTAGTGTTTATTAAACATCCTGACGTTATGGCAGTGACTGGGTTAGTTGTGCCTTATGAATTGGAAACCGAAACACAAGTGCTGTTTGAAATGTATGGTGGCTTCGGGCGAGGCATGAGGCGTAAATGGTATCAGGTTAATCGAGGCAACAAAATCCATTGGAGACTCTTAGGTACTGGAGAATTCGGTACAGGGGCAAACATGGCTTATCGCCGCTCAGTCTTTGATGATATTGGTTTCTTTGACCCTGCCTTGGATGTGGGTACTGTCACTAATGGTGGTGGTGATTTAGAAATGTTTTTCCGGGTGCTTAAGGAAGGACATACTCTGGTCTATGAGCCTAGCGCCATAGTGCGCCATCGACATCGACGGAATTATGCTCAGTTGCGTACGCAAATTACTAATAACAGTATTGGTCTGTTTTCTTACGCTATCCGTAGCGTCTTTGCCTATCCAGATGAGTGTCTTTCTTTCTTCTTGCTTTTGCTATGGTGGATAGTTTATTGGAATTTAAGACGTCTGTGTCTTGATTTCAAAAATCCCACTCGCTTCCCACGGGATTTAATTCTGGCTGAATTCAAAGGCTGCTTCACTGGTTTAACTCGCTATCACAAAGCTCGCCACACTGCTGCTGAGATTACTCAATCTTTCGGTAACCAAGAACGAGAAACAGAAGTTGATATAGATAGTGATCCATACCCGATTTTTTCTGACCCTATCTTTCCTGCTCTGACTAAGGAAGAAATACCAAAGATTAAAACCAATCCAGGTATGGCAGTGCGCACTGTCGATCTACGGGAACCTTTACAGGCATTAACTGATGTAAAAGAGTATTCATCAGTACGAGTCTTTGTGAAATGGCATGATCACCTTTTAGGTAGCGTTGATATTGCTAACCCTGATCGAGGGATTAGCAAGAATCGCTTAATTGAAGTTATTGTCAATCAGTTTGGTCATAAGCTGCTGCAAGTAGACGTTAACTTCAGTAGCGATTACTATCATAATCAAGCACTATCTATCTTAAGTAATCACTATAAATCCAAGGATAAAGAGACTGATTTACTAACCTCTTTACCAAATACTATACCAGTTTCTATTATCATCGCTACCTATGACCGACCCCAAGATTTGCGGAAGTGTTTGTCGAGCCTAGTTGCCCAAGAGTCTACTCGACAATTGGAAATTATTGTAGTTGATAATCATCCCGCTTCTGGTTGGACTCCACCAGTGGTTGCTGAGTTTCCTGATGTTATTTTAGTTAGTGAATCCCGTCAGGGATCAGCTTATGCTCGCAATGCTGGGTTTGTTGCTAGTACCGGGGATATCGTGGTTACGATAGATGATGATGTTACTGTACTACCAGATTGGTTAGAAAAGCTAATCGCTCCCTTTGCTAGACCGGATGTGATGGTTGTCACAGGTAATGTTTTGCCCCTACAGTTGGAAACTAAAGCCGAGCAGTGTTTTGAAAATTATGGCGGCTTGGGACGGGGCTTTGAACGGTTGGAGGTTAACGGAGATTGGTTTGAATCCTTTTTCTACCAGCCTGTACCAACTTGGACCTTAGGAGCAACGGCTAATGTTGCTTTTCGTAGCAGTATCTTTCGCCATCCCAAGATTGGCCTCATGAACGAAGTCCTCGGTGCTGGTATGCCTTCAGGAGTTGGTGAAGATACTTACTTATTTTATAAGGTACTTAAAGCTGGCTACACCCTGGTCTATGAGCCAAACGCTTATGTGTGGCATAAGCATCGTACTGAAATGGCAGAGCTACGTCGTCAGCTTTACAACTACAGTAAAGGTCATGTTGCTTACAATCTCACCACATTACTAGAAGATGGAGATTGGCGAGGATTGGTACAAATATTGCTGGGATTGCCACTTGCTCATTTATGGCGCATCTTTGAACGGCTAAAAGGTTCAAGCAATTATCCGATCTCCCTAATCTGGTTGGAAATTACAGGTAATCTGGCTGGAGTTTGGTCTTTGTGGCAATCTCATCTACGGGTTAAACGTGAAGGTCGTATAGCAATGGGAACAGGGAGTAGGGAGTAG
- a CDS encoding glycosyltransferase family 2 protein produces MIDSARLTISVIIPVYNGGEDFHQCLARLSQAQPPPDQVIVVADGDTDGSWRIAQDFGATVIRLPTAGGPAKARNLGAKAAQSDILFFIDADVAIYPDTIGQVVKIFNNEPNLTALIGSYDDAPGAANFLSQYKNLLHHYTHQTASEQASTFWGACGAIRRDIFLAMGGFEENYRQPCIEDIELGYRLKEKGYRIKLCKTLRVKHLKRWGIISLLRADFFYRALPWTAIILKVRDASPENCREFISDLNLKLSSRISVVLVYALLGALVTAYWWSSALIAIATCVFSLALLVLNRPVYQFFYQKRGLLFTIRTVPWHWLYYFYSGLAFAIGIVRHWFKKYLKPLIDLPNISGFNHY; encoded by the coding sequence ATGATTGACTCTGCTAGACTCACTATCTCCGTCATCATCCCCGTATACAACGGAGGCGAAGACTTTCACCAATGTCTTGCCAGACTATCTCAAGCTCAACCCCCTCCCGATCAAGTGATTGTAGTAGCTGATGGCGATACTGATGGCTCATGGCGTATAGCCCAAGATTTTGGAGCCACGGTAATTCGATTGCCCACAGCAGGGGGTCCGGCTAAAGCCCGAAACCTGGGAGCGAAAGCAGCACAGAGCGATATCCTGTTCTTTATAGATGCTGATGTAGCAATCTATCCGGATACTATTGGTCAAGTGGTGAAAATCTTTAACAATGAACCTAATTTAACCGCTTTAATTGGTTCTTATGACGATGCTCCCGGTGCTGCTAATTTCCTTTCCCAGTACAAAAATTTACTCCACCACTACACTCACCAAACTGCATCTGAACAAGCATCTACCTTTTGGGGTGCCTGTGGCGCAATCCGTCGTGACATCTTTCTTGCCATGGGTGGCTTTGAGGAAAATTATCGTCAACCCTGTATTGAAGACATTGAGTTAGGCTATCGACTCAAGGAAAAAGGTTACAGGATTAAGCTGTGTAAGACTCTACGGGTGAAACATCTCAAGCGCTGGGGGATAATTTCTCTGCTTAGAGCTGACTTTTTCTACCGCGCCTTGCCCTGGACTGCCATAATTCTCAAGGTTCGCGACGCAAGTCCAGAAAACTGTCGTGAGTTTATCAGTGACTTGAACCTAAAACTGTCTAGTCGTATTAGTGTGGTGTTGGTCTATGCTCTACTAGGTGCTTTAGTTACAGCTTATTGGTGGTCTAGTGCTCTGATTGCTATTGCTACCTGTGTGTTTAGTCTCGCCCTGCTAGTACTCAACAGACCTGTCTACCAATTCTTTTATCAAAAGCGTGGTCTACTATTCACTATACGAACCGTTCCATGGCACTGGCTGTATTACTTTTACAGCGGACTTGCGTTTGCCATTGGTATAGTTCGTCATTGGTTTAAAAAGTACCTAAAACCTCTGATAGACTTGCCTAATATATCAGGTTTTAATCATTATTGA
- a CDS encoding ABC transporter ATP-binding protein, whose amino-acid sequence MVDAIIVKGLGKRFNYYHPDRPFTIMEAALSGFRHIMAAERFWALQNITFTVSPGQMLGILGHNGAGKSTLLRLIGGVGKPDKGKVTVNGSIGALLDLGAGFHPDLTGRENAFVSGVVAGLTREEMGRRFDEIVTFAELEPFIDNPVRTYSTGMQMRLAFSVAVHTDPDVMLVDEFLSVGDLRFQAKCLERIAQLKESGCAIVLISHSSEQIEQLCDRALWLQQGQIMAYGEPKVVVAQYVNQMRSQTQQRTPNGSSQVTRSGVQLRMNQNRFGSLEVEITDVLLLPSLEINSGDSLAIDIEYFSPQAIDGLIFSVLISTEDSQICLETNTTTMGVSVPGIKGKGKIQLHLSRLDLNSGKYFVDVGVYEPNRAYTYDYHLRVYNFLVRSKYSEKGMISPPLCWDVVEG is encoded by the coding sequence ATGGTTGATGCAATTATTGTTAAAGGACTCGGTAAACGCTTTAACTACTATCATCCTGACCGACCGTTTACCATTATGGAGGCGGCGCTGTCGGGTTTTCGGCATATTATGGCAGCGGAAAGGTTTTGGGCGTTGCAGAATATTACCTTCACCGTTTCCCCAGGCCAGATGCTGGGCATTCTCGGTCACAATGGGGCTGGTAAATCAACCCTGTTGCGCTTGATTGGTGGGGTTGGAAAACCGGATAAAGGGAAGGTTACGGTTAATGGCTCCATTGGAGCGCTGCTGGATTTGGGAGCTGGTTTCCATCCAGATTTGACTGGGCGAGAAAACGCTTTTGTTAGTGGTGTGGTAGCAGGTCTTACTCGTGAAGAGATGGGGCGACGTTTTGATGAAATCGTGACGTTTGCTGAACTTGAGCCGTTTATCGATAATCCAGTGCGCACTTATAGTACAGGGATGCAGATGCGGCTGGCGTTTTCGGTGGCTGTACACACAGACCCAGATGTGATGCTAGTTGATGAGTTTCTGTCCGTTGGGGATTTGAGATTTCAGGCTAAGTGCTTGGAACGAATTGCGCAGTTGAAAGAGTCTGGCTGTGCTATTGTCCTAATTTCTCACAGTAGCGAACAAATTGAGCAACTTTGCGATCGCGCTTTGTGGCTACAACAAGGACAAATCATGGCTTACGGTGAGCCAAAAGTGGTAGTAGCACAGTATGTCAATCAAATGCGATCGCAAACTCAGCAACGCACTCCCAACGGATCCTCCCAAGTGACTAGGTCTGGTGTACAACTGCGAATGAATCAAAACCGCTTTGGCTCTCTAGAAGTAGAAATTACCGATGTGTTGCTGTTACCTAGCTTAGAGATTAATAGTGGTGATTCCTTAGCCATTGACATTGAGTACTTTTCACCTCAAGCAATTGATGGACTAATTTTTAGTGTCCTGATTAGTACTGAAGATAGTCAAATCTGTCTTGAGACTAACACAACTACCATGGGAGTATCAGTACCAGGTATTAAAGGTAAAGGAAAAATCCAACTCCATCTATCCCGCTTAGATTTAAACAGTGGTAAGTATTTTGTTGATGTTGGGGTTTATGAACCAAATCGGGCTTATACCTATGACTACCATTTGCGTGTTTATAACTTTTTAGTGCGTTCAAAATATAGTGAAAAAGGTATGATTAGCCCACCGCTTTGTTGGGATGTTGTTGAAGGTTGA
- a CDS encoding ABC transporter permease — MSSKKNRKFQIKPLFKWRFYYLYDLLRELVNREMKLLYKRSALGVAWMLLNPLLQLAVFTFVFSFVLSVDIPQYTSFAFSGLLVWTWFNSSLFQATGVIIHNRPLIRQPGFPNAILPVVTVTTGLIHFILALPVLVIFLLIDGVQLQPVVILLPILQALQFAVTISLAYLLAGLNVTFRDTQHTIGVLLQLLFYVTPIFYDITNVPKNYQFLYYLNPMVHLVNAYRTVLIKGTAPDWLALLVMALVTSVCLPIGLQIFRWQSDRFVEEL; from the coding sequence ATGTCTTCAAAAAAAAATCGAAAATTCCAAATTAAACCGTTGTTTAAGTGGCGGTTTTATTATCTTTATGATTTGCTACGAGAGCTAGTTAATCGGGAGATGAAGCTACTCTACAAAAGGTCAGCTTTAGGAGTAGCTTGGATGCTGCTTAATCCACTACTTCAGTTAGCTGTTTTTACCTTTGTTTTCAGTTTTGTATTGTCGGTTGATATTCCTCAATATACTTCATTTGCATTTTCTGGTTTGTTGGTATGGACATGGTTTAACAGCTCTCTTTTTCAAGCAACTGGCGTGATTATTCATAATCGCCCCCTGATCCGACAACCGGGTTTTCCAAACGCTATCTTACCGGTGGTGACGGTAACAACAGGTCTGATTCACTTTATTTTAGCCCTGCCAGTATTAGTTATCTTTCTGTTAATCGATGGTGTTCAGTTACAGCCAGTAGTTATACTGTTACCCATCCTACAAGCTCTCCAGTTTGCCGTTACCATTAGTTTAGCCTATCTACTAGCTGGACTTAATGTAACGTTTCGCGACACCCAGCATACTATCGGTGTACTTTTACAGCTGCTTTTTTATGTGACACCGATTTTTTATGATATTACTAATGTACCGAAAAATTATCAGTTTTTGTATTACCTTAACCCGATGGTGCATCTGGTTAACGCCTATCGCACTGTACTAATTAAAGGCACAGCACCGGATTGGCTAGCTCTACTAGTTATGGCTTTGGTCACGTCAGTATGTTTACCTATCGGTCTTCAAATTTTCCGGTGGCAGAGCGATCGCTTTGTGGAGGAATTATAG